Genomic DNA from Coffea arabica cultivar ET-39 chromosome 7e, Coffea Arabica ET-39 HiFi, whole genome shotgun sequence:
TAATGAAAATATGCAGCAAGCTAGGAAGTAATCAATTTTCTGGTAATTGATGTGTAAGAAATAGGGATTACCTGCTCAGCAAAAAACTGATCATTATGTATGAGGATCTACTCCTCTACTTACTTTCATCGACAGAAGATAGAAGGAGTTCTCCTATTCCATAGAGATTCCTGAATGTTTTATAAAATAGAAATTATTCAGTAGAAAAAGAATTGTCCAAGTTTTCAACATACGGCATTCAGTTggtcatatatatttgatagcTAACAAGGATATTTGGATTCAACGTCATTAACTTTAAAATCAGATAAAGCCCACATACATTCTAGAGCCTAATATCATTGTATCTCATAGTTTTAATGCAACAGGTTGATCATTATACTGTTTAGcagaacaataaaaaaaatgaattgaataaaGCCAGTTACCACAGACTAACATACATTGGTAAAAGTTATCAAGAAAACTATATCCAACAATAACAAGTTGAAAACAATAGTAATCAGTAGGTCCCACAGATTGAGATATCAACAAATGACTCAACTCAAACATCAAGAAATGACTCATTAGTTTCCAAAAACAAATATGCACAATTTCCCGAGTATCAAGATAAAGTATACTTCTCAACATAATTTGTTAAATTCTATAGAACTAGTGTTAGTTAAACAGCACCATACACATTTTAACAGTTGCAAAGAAGTTTATTTTCTATCTAACAATTTCAGCTTCAAAGTCGCACACTTGTAAACATCAAAGAATACCACCTCAAAAATGCCCACAAAAAGGTGaacacaaaaagaaataatCACCTGCTACGCAATTGCTACAAGAAAATACATACACGAATTTCCTTTTCAACAGttcaaatttccaaaaaaactttCCAATTGCTGCCAATCCATAACCCCCCAAAATTGCAAGAATCTGCAGAAAAAGCCTAAAAAAAAGAATCTAAACAGGTTCACTTTTAACCAATGCTTTAAAACTTGAACCATTTATTGAACCAGTGAGGTGCTCGGATCAAGGTTTAACCAGTTAGATCGGTTCAACTCTggttcaataaatttttttaaaaaatagtttatataaatatatatgcacaaaataagacatgcaattgactaatttaaaactttatatgatgaaaagtttattatttttgaagaacttggattttaaaaaataaaattttaaattataagttgaaacaaataaatttcatctcaatctcaattatatctaccaaaaaataatcttaaatcaaacccaaaaataccacaatattttgaaagtatacaaaattcacgtctatgggAATTTGACATTGTGagtttaaatttgaattcaCGTTTTTGGGATTTATAGATTGTAacttaaaaacaaaagaagtttgaagtttggaagaaatcaagagaatcgaaaatagagatgcaaacttgataagaaacaaaaatgagATGGAAGTGAGGGGTTGTGGCATTTAATAATTAGTCTTTAGGGTTAAAGCaatataattcttttttaattttttttcaatttaatagacaaaaacaaaattaaaagatggaaaaaacaaatgatggaagaaaacatcaataaattaaaactaaagaggtttgattaaaaacggggtgacaaaagaaaagaggagagagagagagagagagttgaacaTTAGAAAGAAAGAGCCAtgagaggatgagattttgtaGGAAAAAcggaggaaagaaaaatggacgtttgttttatataaatgtgTTATCGAAAGATACGAATTGGATGTGATGGTGCTGCAGTTACTATTCTGGCCTTCTACCTCAAAGATCTTGAATTCAATCCTTGGTAGCATtttgcaaaacttaaaaaaatattgagaggaaaattgaaaaaccagGAATCACCGGTTTGACCGACTTTTACTAGTTTTGACAAGTTTGATCGGTCTTGACTAGTTATTTGACAATGTCAACTTTAGTATAGATCCAGATCAGTGGCATGGCCGGTTTAGCCAGTTTGTGGTTCAACCAATCAAACCGACTGATCCAGTCCGATTTTCTAAATATTGATTTAAACTACAAATTTTGTCACAAAAAAACTCTTAAAAGGATACgagccaaaagaaaaaaaaaaaggaactagTAATGAATATGTCAATGAATTAGAAGAGTTTCTGTGCATGCAAAGGCTGGGAAAAGTTATATACAACTGCCAACAATTTCTACCGACTATTCAAATCAAgaatcttttttctttaaataaaaaacagcTAGAAGAACACACAAGATTTGCGTTCAAAACCAAGAAAGGTATACACAATTTCCATACACAAATAGAGCCATTCAAGTTTTGAAAATAAAGCACATAATTCCACCTTAACTCATATTGAATTCgactagaaaatgcaaaaacgTGATAAAAACTCCATGTTTTAATCTGTAAAAGCTTCAATTATGGGATAACATGTAAGAATTCTTCATTTGTATGAGATAAAAGTATCTGAAGAAAAATTTGCAAAGACTAAAATAGTTCTATCTAAGGTCTAGTTACGTCGCATTTAAATGGCAACACCTAAGTTAAGATTCCTCAGCGATGATTAGGAATTCAAAATTACTTGGAGAAGTGAAACTAGCTCTGTGATGTCCGAATCCTTCAATTTATGCACAAAGACTTGGAAATGAAGAGAAATTGACAGTAAAATCCTCAAAAGCGATGCTGGTATTGATCGACATTGATAAATGATGGACAAAATTGAGATTAAACCACAAATAGGGATTAAATCAAGCCTTCTTTCTTTTACGAAAGCAAAGAGCTGCTAGAGATAATGGAGGAGAACCACAATTGAATAGGGATATAGATTGAGTCTCCTACCATAAAGAGAGAGAATGGAAAAGGCAATGAAATCacgaaagaaaggaaagagaaaatggaaaatttatacCATTCGGGAAATAGATTCCCGAAAGACAACTGCTttactaggggtggcaattcgggtccaaatcaggttggcgggtcgggttcgggtcaacccgtcagaaaatctgttgacccgaacccggcccgtcaacccgtgacgggtcagatatgctgacccgaacccgaaaatttcaggttgatgggttggcgggtcgacccgaaacttaattttaatttattaatttatcactgtaatttctaataaaatcaatttctcacaaaactaattacataatcaagtaataaaaatttaaataaataattccaaaccaaatctaaaataaattaaacaccataaaagtgttttatcccaaacaaaatataaaataaattaaaacagtataaaagtaaaaaataatatattatattatttgtccaaatataataatttcaacttcacacaaattaaataaattcatttaggattaagtaattaatgcctttgaaaaaaaagaataacttagtttagttagatagaattatttttatgtttattaaattattttttaattcgtaaacgggtcatatcgggtcatatcaggtcaccacggattgacccgaaatcgacctgttttcttttcgggttcatcgggtccaacccgattctgacccgaattctcGAAACCTCAActcaaacccattaatttcgtgttagattcgtgtcgtgttttcaggtcgtgtcaaAAATTGACACCCCTGTGCTTTACACTCGAAAAAACTTATTTAGCCCgaggaaatataaattaatttataGCCCAGACTACGTCGTTTAGAGCGTTGTTAATAACggcattttccttttttgccGCTCTAATGCCACAAAAAGCCTAAAAGGGTTGTCAATTTTGCAGCACAAATAGAATTGCGCCGCCTACTAAATGGCGGTGTGTGATAACGATCTTTAGATCTTGGTTTCCCATCTCCATCTGCTCTTGCTGAATTTGTTTTACAGAATTTACATGAGACTTACCACAAGTtttcacctcaatcatttcaatGGTAGAACTTTCCCCTAAACAAAGAGGGACCTCTTCCAGCCGTAGACAGCTATACAAAACCAATTTCTCGAGACGAGAAAAATTATCAGAATTATAGGCAGTCCAGTTGCAAAGATTCAATCTTGACAATTCCAAGAATCGGAGCTTAGAGAATTCCCCTTCTTGCATTTCCCATTTTTCCCCCATGAAGGACTTCTTTTctaatttaagcacttcaagattgggcaattttccaattgttgaaatttcACTCCACGGCCATTTATTGCGTGAGAGAGTGagctttttcaaattcattggGAATTCAAACTTGCGGTCGTAAAAGCGATGCAGCTGTAGTGATTCTAGTCGACTCAAACTATCCAGCTTGAGGATTCTATACCGATCTTTAGCAAATGTATACACGCATTTTAGCCTGCGAATGTTTGGTAACTTTTCAGTATCTTCTGCAATTGTTCACCAGAGCAGTTAATTGCACGGCTAAAAGTGTCTAAATGATCTAGATCCGGGGAGTCTTCAACGTTGCGAGTGGGTAACGTAAAACCACTCGGCAGGAATGCTTTATTCCTTTGATGTCTCAGTGTCGAAGCACCCAGCTCCGGAGACACTGTTCTCCTTAGATGTCTCAATGTCTTAATGTTCCCGATAGTATTAGGCAACTGAGCAACGGCATTGCCTCCTACCAGAAATGTATTTTAACCTTGAGAGGTTGTCTATTGCCGATGGAATGGATGCCGGGTACGACAAGGTAATTGTCAAGTATCTTAGGTGAACAAGCAATTATAATTCGCTTGGAAACTTGCCAGAAATATTCACGTCCTTAAAATCTAAAACTCTAAgaagttttgattttagaaaCCAAAAGAGGCCATCATGCAACTCTTCTGAACCCATGCAAGCATAACCAAAGCATAGCAAACAACGAAGTCTGGGAAAAAATGGCCTGGACATCTCAAACTGCTTTGTGCTCAATGAGTACATACACAGTCGGTAGGGGCAGGGTCCACTAGAATTAGAAAGGTCATGACCCCAATTTGAAATTTGTAGGTGGTCATTACTTCCATATGAAATTCGTAGAAatctttccatttttgacctTTACCACAACAAACTCATGTACCAAATCATGAAGTCGACAAATTTTGGCACCAGCTAGAGTCCTTTGTTCGATTAACATTACTAAACTTCTGCCAGTCAAATCTTTCAAATACTCTTCTGCCACGTCCTCTAACCTCTTCCCTTCTACCTTTGGGACAAATCCTTCAGAGATCCAAAGCCATGACAACTTTCGGACAGGAATGTCTTGGTCTTCTCAAAATGCACCTAAGTAAAGAAGGCATGGCTTCAAATATTCAGGTAAATGAAGGTAACTTAGCTTCAATGGTTCAATGGCATTAGAAGTGTTGGAACTGAGGCTGTCTGCAAATTCTTGCCAGCAGTGAGGCTCAATTCTTGAAAGAATTCCAGCAAAAATGACAACTGTGTGAGGTAGCCCCTTGCACTTATTTGCTACTTGCATTAATACTTTGATTAGTGCTGGAGGACAATCTTCTTTGCCAAATATCTTCCTCTGAAGCAATTCAAGACACTCTTTATCACTACGATGGCAGAGATGGTGAGACTTGCTATTAGATTTAAATTGCAAAGACAAATTCTCAATCCTGCTGGTGAACAAAATTCTGCTTCCATTTGCATCATTTGGCAACGAACTTTCCAGCAAATTCCATGCCCCAATGTCCAACACATCATCTAAAATGATAAGATACCTATTTCTCTTCAAACGCTGGAAGAGCATCACaaccaaatcatcttcattcatcTTAAGATATTGATCATGACTTCCACTACTAATACTGGACAAAATCTGAACTAACAAATTCTGCTTGCTGTATACTTGAGAAATAGTACACCAAGCACGAATATGGAAGTGGCCTAAAATTGAAGGGTGATGGTAAATTGTGTTCGCTAATGTTGTCTTACCAAGTCCAGCCATACCCACAATTGAAACAATATCTAGCTGGTTTGAACCCCTACTAAGTCTATCTGCAATTGTCTTTACCTCTTCATCAAGACCCACCAAAACTTCATTCAGTGCTGGGGTACTGAGTTGTGATTTGAAGTGAATAGAGTTGTTGGCAACTCTCTGAGCTTCATCGTCATTCTTGATGCTGTCAGAGACTTTAAGGGCCTCAGTCTTCATATGCTTGATATCTCCAGCAATAGTATCCAAACATTCAAGTCTATCCCCAAGTGCACCAGAGTCGATGACTAACTCTGCCTTGTAGGCCACCTCCATAGCACCATCCCAAAGAGCTTGGAATTTTCCATTTTGGTTGCGCTGCTTCACAATTTTCCCTAGAAGAGATCTTAAGAATATAAGATCTTCTTGGATTATTTGGATTTGATCCTTTGGAAAAGCAACTGAAGCGGCCTCAGAAGTTGCTAGTTCCTGGAGATTCTCTAAGAAGAAATCAATAGAGCCCAGCTCGTTGGTCCTAGGGAATCTGAGTGATGAAGATGTTGGTGGATGCGTTTGTGCAACTTCTTGCATCTCAAACGATAAATTTCAAGATCTGTTCACCAAAAGAAAGTTAAACAAAAATATGAGGCACTTCAGTTCAAGTTTTCCCTTCTCTAATTTCTTATTAGACACTTCAATTAGAAAATCTATGCTTTGATTACCAAATTTGCTGCATTATAGGATGCTCATTTAATTTGACTTATTCTAGATGAAAATTCAAAGGAGTTTCAACAGTAGGATTTCTGCTTTTAATGAATACCAGTTCATAACTAAAAGGTAGTAAATttatttggagaaaaattgTTCCATCCTGAACGATTAATACAAGTATTTAGCCTCCAATCGAGAAAAAGTAAAAAGGTAAAAACCCAAGCATAAGGTATCAAACAACTAAGAAACTGATTTTATTCTTCACCTCTTTTATTCTCTTGTTTATACTTTTCCTTCAACATTCAGCATACAAAAACAACAGAGGAAATGGAGTCATTAATCAATttattctttgtttttctttttcgtttttaGTTTCCTTGAATTTAAAGTACCTGTTGTTGATAAGCACCGTAATCAGCACTAATTGAAGATATTAACTGCAGAAGCTCTGGCAAGCAGCAGGCGCCAGCTTCACCACCTCCCTAACAACCGCCTCTTACTTCACTCCCGTGGTTAAAATCTCAGCAAATTTATGAGAATAAATGCAAATTTTTCATGGGATTTCTTTGAAAAGTATGCTACAATACAAGCAGATTTGGGAGAGTCACTACTGAATGTCTGAGAGGAGATGGCTCACAGTAGCAGGCATTCACTTTCTTGCCTTGTTTTGTGGAaggatattattttttttgtggaaGGATATTATGCATTTCACTTTCCTTGCCCCCAGTAATGCTTTTCACTTTCCTTGCCTTTTGTTTTGTGTTTGGATAGTtgacaaaaaattatttatttgtattacaaaaataatatttttatgatttcaattattttttattttatagtaattatctcacatacattatatcataaaaagtgttacaataattattttaaataatatttgaaTAATATCCTATCCTGTtagaaataattattttaaaaaaatatcctATCTTGTTAGAAATTCTCtaccattttgaaaaaaaaggagtaAGAAAGCTTTATCCTTTCAACGCAAGTCAGAAAGCTGTATTTCACGCCACGTTGTGGTGCTTAATCCTTTCAACAAAGCTTTGTTGCGTCCATCAGGGCAAAAACATGATTCGTTTTGTGGGCCTCAATAATAGTTAGTGCTAATTTTAAagcttttttttcaatttcttattaAAAAACACAGATTTCAATTGAGATGATCTCCACCATTTTTTTTAACCAATGGATTATAATAGCATCACATACTCTGAAAGTCACTGACGTGAATCGTCACTTGTAAGTATTTAGCACATATTTCAATTGAGAAGATCTTcaacatgattttttttaattaatagaTTTCAATTGAGAAGATCTTCaccatgattttttttaactaatgGATTATAATAGCATCATACATGCTGAAAGTTACAGCAGTCAGGCATTGCTGGCAAGTATATTAAATACTTACCAAAGTGTCGAGATAAGAGATAAATGTTAGCGAAAGGCTTACAAATTTTAGTGGCATCACAGCATTTGTAACATTCTTATGTTCTTTGACATTGTGCATGACAATTCTTTTAGTTTGGACTATTGGGCTCTTTAACTTtaataacctttttttttggcttgtttGATTTTGCTAGATTAGTAGTGATTAGCTCTTGCTTACGTGGAGTAGTAATCCATtttggttcttttctttttgtcttttcaagGCTAATTTTTTTTCATGTAGTCATGAAAaggtttattattattattattatttgtttatgTGGAGTAGtaatcttttttgttttttttctgtattttttcTTGGTAAAATGATTTAATGGTTTTTTTTCTGGCCACgggagagggggagagggagggaAAGAGGACAGGGTGTAGGGAGGGGGGTGGTGGGGGAAGGGGGAATGAGGAGAAGAGGGGAGAGGAGAtgagagagggagggagggaggagaAGAGGAAAGAGGGGGGATGAaaggcagagagagagagagaaagaggaaaATCAAAAAGAAAGGGAGGGAGGGGGAGGTGCTAACGTTGGTGCTGGCAGTAGTTGCAAGAGGGAGGGGGTGCCATCAGTGGGGAAGGAGTAAggagggaggaaaaaaaaagaagagcagaaaaaagggaaaaaagaaagaaaaagaaaaaaaataaagtgttAGGAAAACAGTAATAACTACAACAATAAAATATGATTTTGACGTGAAAATTTACTTTCCTTAAGGAAATTTGCCCCCACTATTCTACTACCGGGTTTGCAACAATTCCCTCTAGGAATAACAAAGCcaaccaaaattttcacacagtAGTATGCAGAAACTCTTCCAAGACGATTTAGAGAATATTGTTTTAAACGAAAATACCAGAATAGTAAGAAAGTAAAAAAGTGAGGCCTCTGTTATCTGGACACTATTTTTTATAACTTTTAGATACCCCAAAAGAAATATCATGTTTTTTGGAAACGTATTTCTTCATGAATAGATACCTTTTAAAATGAATGGACACTTAACGGTTGTGTGTGTTGTATCATCAGATGCAACCCCTAAAAGGAAACCGTTTAGTTAGGAAGAAATATTAAAacgaaattaattaaaattaatttcggTTCTT
This window encodes:
- the LOC113701580 gene encoding putative late blight resistance protein homolog R1A-4, translating into MQEVAQTHPPTSSSLRFPRTNELGSIDFFLENLQELATSEAASVAFPKDQIQIIQEDLIFLRSLLGKIVKQRNQNGKFQALWDGAMEVAYKAELVIDSGALGDRLECLDTIAGDIKHMKTEALKVSDSIKNDDEAQRVANNSIHFKSQLSTPALNEVLVGLDEEVKTIADRLSRGSNQLDIVSIVGMAGLGKTTLANTIYHHPSILGHFHIRAWCTISQVYSKQNLLVQILSSISSGSHDQYLKMNEDDLVVMLFQRLKRNRYLIILDDVLDIGAWNLLESSLPNDANGSRILFTSRIENLSLQFKSNSKSHHLCHRSDKECLELLQRKIFGKEDCPPALIKVLMQVANKCKGLPHTVVIFAGILSRIEPHCWQEFADSLSSNTSNAIEPLKLSYLHLPEYLKPCLLYLGAF